In Nicotiana tabacum cultivar K326 chromosome 17, ASM71507v2, whole genome shotgun sequence, one DNA window encodes the following:
- the LOC107774704 gene encoding uncharacterized protein LOC107774704 — translation MPALPFPQKQRREKLDKQFEHFLEVFNQVHVNIPFTELLSQMPAYAKFMKEILSKKRKVEETSVVKLTEHCTSINLIPLSIYRKLEGDIGEIRSIPVSLQLADQTTIIPNRIIEDVLVRVDKFVFNVEFIVVNIEENRKVLMILERPFLATGRAIIDIQERQLMLRVGDERLIFKMEGEGGSERANRKE, via the exons ATGCCAGCTCTACCGTTCCCCCAgaaacaaagaagagaaaagttaGACAAACAATTTGAGCACTTTCTAGAAGTGTTCAATCAGGTGCATGTGAATATACCTTTCACAGAATTGCTTTCACAGATGCCagcttatgctaaattcatgaaggagatATTGTCCAAGAAGCGGAAAGTGGAAGAGACATCGGTTGTCAAGCTGACAGAGCATT GTACTTCTATTAATCTTATTCCtttgtctatttacaggaaatTAGAGGGTGATATTGGAGAAATTAGGTCGATACCTGTTTCTTTGCAGCTGGCGGATCAGACCACAATCATACCTAACAGAATCATTGAAGATGTGCTGGTTCGGGTAGATAAATTTGTGTTCAATGTGGAATTCATTGTGGTGAACATAGAGGAAAATAGGAAGGTCCTTATGATTTTAGAAAGACCATTCTTGGCTACGGGCAGAGCAATTATAGATATTCAAGAAAGGCAGCTCATGCTCAGAGTGGGGGATGAAAGGTTGATCTTCAAAATGGAAGGAGAAGGGGGGTCTGAAAGAGCAAATCGGAAAGAGTGA